Proteins found in one Vulpes vulpes isolate BD-2025 chromosome 13, VulVul3, whole genome shotgun sequence genomic segment:
- the SERPINC1 gene encoding antithrombin-III, with translation MFSNGIGTVAAGKRRTCLLSLLLIGLWGCVTCPWSPGEDICTAKPRDIPVNPMCIYRSPEKKAVEDEGTEQKIPEATNRRVWELSRANTRFATAFYQHVADSKNDNDNIFLSPLSISTAFAMTKLGACNNTLKQLMEVFKFDTISEKTSDQVHFFFAKLNCRLYRKANKSSELVSANRLFGDKSLTFNETYQDISEAVYGAKLQPLDFKENAEQSRMIINKWVSNKTHGRITDVVPPDAIDELTVLVLVNTIYFKGLWKSKFSPENTRKELFYKAGGESCSVSMMYQEGKFRYRRVAEGTQVLELPFKGDDITMVLILPKPEKSLAKVEQELTPEVLQEWLDEMTETLLVVHMPCFRMEDSFSVKERLQDMGLVDLFNPEKSMLPGIVAEGRNDLFVSDAFHKAFLEVNEEGSEAAASTVIGIAGRSLNPNRVTFKANRPFLVLIREVALNTIIFMGRVANPCDN, from the exons GAGGACATGTCTCCTGTCCTTGCTGCTCATTGGCCTCTGGGGCTGTGTGACCTGTCCCTGGAGCCCGGGGGAGGACATCTGCACAGCCAAGCCTCGGGACATTCCTGTGAATCCCATGTGCATTTACCGTTCCCCAGAGAAGAAGGCAGTTGAGGACGAGGGCACAGAGCAGAAGATCCCCGAGGCCACCAACCGGCGAGTCTGGGAACTGTCAAGAGCCAATACCCGCTTCGCCACTGCCTTCTATCAGCACGTGGCAGACTCCAAGAATGACAACGACAACATTTTCCTATCGCCCCTGAGTATCTCCACAGCTTTTGCTATGACCAAGCTGGGAGCTTGTAACAACACCCTCAAGCAGCTGATGGAG GTTTTCAAGTTTGATACCATCTCTGAGAAAACGTCCGATCAGGTGcactttttctttgccaaactCAACTGCCGACTCTACCGAAAAGCCAACAAGTCCTCTGAGTTAGTATCAGCCAACCGCCTTTTTGGAGACAAATCACTCACCTTTAATGAGACCTATCAGGACATCAGTGAGGCCGTATACGGAGCCAAGCTCCAGCCCCTGGACTTCAAA GAAAATGCAGAGCAGTCCAGAATGATCATCAACAAATGGGTATCCAATAAGACCCATGGGCGTATCACTGACGTGGTGCCCCCGGATGCCATCGACGAGCTCACGGTCCTGGTGCTGGTCAACACCATTTACTTCAAG GGCCTGTGGAAGTCCAAGTTCAGTCCCGAGAACACGAGGAAGGAGCTATTCTACAAGGCAGGTGGAGAGTCATGCTCGGTGTCCATGATGTACCAGGAAGGCAAGTTCCGCTACCGGCGGGTGGCAGAAGGCACCCAGGTGCTCGAGCTGCCCTTCAAGGGGGACGACATCACCATGGTGCTCATCCTGCCCAAGCCTGAGAAGAGCCTGGCCAAGGTGGAGCAAGAGCTCACCCCGGAGGTGCTACAGGAATGGCTGGATGAAATGACGGAGACCCTGCTGGTGGTCCACATGCCCTGCTTCCGCATGGAGGACAGCTTCAGCGTGAAGGAGCGCCTGCAGGACATGGGCCTCGTGGACCTGTTCAACCCCGAGAAGTCCATGCTCCCAG GTATTGTTGCAGAAGGCCGGAATGACCTCTTTGTCTCAGATGCATTCCACAAGGCCTTTCTGGAG GTAAATGAGGAAGGCAGTGAAGCAGCAGCAAGTACTGTTATTGGGATTGCTGGCCGTTCGCTGAACCCCAACAGGGTGACCTTCAAGGCCAATAGGCCCTTCCTGGTTCTTATACGGGAAGTTGCTCTGAACACTATTATCTTCATGGGCAGAGTAGCCAACCCTTGTGATAACTGA